One stretch of Siphonobacter curvatus DNA includes these proteins:
- the cobT gene encoding nicotinate-nucleotide--dimethylbenzimidazole phosphoribosyltransferase — translation MTLEETIRRKIDLKTKPLGALGQLETLALRIGLIQQTESPQLKHPTLLVFAADHGIAAEGVSAYPAEVTYQMVLNFLGGGAAINVFCRENGLDLRVVDAGVNADFPEHSSLIAAKAGYGTASFLHDSALTVEQLEFCLAKGAELVQGLQQTGCNVVGFGEMGIGNTSSASMLMSVCTGIPLDQCVGKGTGLTTDQLSRKQSVLQQALTRHGLLTDPYKILQTYGGFEIAQMVGAMLTARSLHMVLLVDGFISTAALLVASRMQPEVLENVIFCHHSAEQGHGLLLDFLQAEPLLRMNLRLGEGTGCALAYPLLKNAVAFLNQMSTFAEAGVSSLDD, via the coding sequence ATGACTTTAGAAGAAACGATTCGTCGAAAGATTGATTTAAAAACCAAACCGCTGGGAGCCTTAGGTCAGCTCGAAACGCTGGCCTTACGGATCGGCCTGATCCAGCAAACGGAAAGTCCTCAGCTGAAACATCCGACCCTACTGGTATTTGCCGCTGACCACGGGATTGCGGCGGAAGGCGTGAGTGCCTACCCGGCGGAGGTGACCTATCAGATGGTCCTTAATTTTTTAGGGGGTGGAGCGGCCATTAACGTTTTTTGCCGGGAGAACGGTCTGGATTTACGCGTCGTGGATGCGGGCGTGAACGCTGATTTTCCGGAGCATTCTTCTTTAATCGCTGCTAAAGCGGGCTACGGAACAGCCAGTTTCTTACACGACTCCGCCCTGACGGTTGAGCAACTGGAATTCTGTCTGGCCAAAGGAGCGGAACTGGTACAGGGTTTACAGCAAACGGGCTGCAATGTCGTAGGGTTTGGGGAAATGGGCATTGGCAATACTTCCTCGGCCAGTATGCTCATGAGCGTTTGTACGGGCATCCCGCTGGATCAGTGTGTGGGCAAAGGTACTGGGCTCACAACGGATCAGCTATCCCGTAAACAAAGCGTATTACAGCAAGCTCTGACTCGGCACGGTTTACTTACCGATCCCTATAAAATCCTGCAAACCTACGGGGGCTTCGAAATCGCCCAGATGGTGGGAGCAATGCTAACGGCCCGTTCGTTACACATGGTGTTGCTGGTGGATGGTTTTATCTCGACGGCTGCTTTGCTCGTAGCCAGCCGAATGCAACCGGAGGTGTTGGAGAACGTAATCTTCTGCCACCATTCCGCCGAACAGGGGCATGGCTTATTACTGGATTTTCTGCAAGCGGAACCTTTGTTACGGATGAATCTACGGTTGGGCGAAGGTACTGGTTGTGCTCTGGCGTATCCACTGCTGAAAAATGCCGTAGCCTTTCTCAATCAAATGTCTACTTTCGCCGAAGCCGGTGTTTCTTCGCTCGATGACTGA
- a CDS encoding adenosylcobinamide-GDP ribazoletransferase: protein MTELRLFLTAVGFYTRIPIPGWVGYGAEQLNASRKYFPLIGAIVGGMMLAVYFSSELIFPKTISILLSMIAGILTTGAFHEDGFADVCDGFGGGWTKEQILTIMKDSRVGTYGVVGLGLLLSLKFLILLEIAGVSPHLFWSGILSGQIVSRFIASTMIDTHAYVRDIDTSKVKPMASARLKTPAWLVGFFFGLVSLLTLPSYWLGLAAVVAFGSKVVLAQYFKRWIGGYTGDCLGAIQQVSEVIFYLSLYAGWKCL from the coding sequence ATGACTGAATTACGATTATTCCTAACCGCGGTGGGTTTTTACACCCGTATTCCCATTCCAGGCTGGGTGGGCTACGGGGCTGAACAACTCAACGCCTCCCGCAAATACTTCCCACTGATTGGAGCCATCGTGGGGGGAATGATGCTGGCGGTCTATTTCAGTAGTGAATTGATTTTCCCCAAAACGATCAGTATTTTGCTGAGTATGATTGCTGGAATTCTAACGACGGGAGCCTTCCACGAAGACGGTTTCGCGGACGTATGCGATGGCTTTGGCGGTGGCTGGACGAAGGAGCAAATCCTGACGATCATGAAAGACAGTCGGGTCGGAACGTATGGAGTAGTCGGCTTGGGTCTGCTACTGAGTTTGAAGTTTCTGATTTTACTGGAAATAGCGGGAGTTTCCCCTCATCTCTTCTGGAGTGGTATTCTGAGTGGACAAATCGTAAGTCGCTTTATCGCCTCCACCATGATTGATACGCACGCCTACGTTCGGGATATCGACACCAGTAAAGTGAAACCGATGGCTTCCGCCCGATTAAAGACGCCAGCCTGGTTAGTAGGGTTCTTCTTTGGTCTGGTGTCTCTGCTGACCTTGCCCAGTTACTGGCTGGGGCTGGCGGCCGTGGTGGCCTTTGGAAGTAAAGTTGTACTAGCCCAGTATTTCAAGCGATGGATCGGCGGGTATACGGGGGATTGCCTGGGTGCCATTCAGCAGGTGAGTGAAGTGATTTTCTACCTTAGTCTGTACGCGGGATGGAAGTGTTTATAA
- a CDS encoding glycoside hydrolase family 130 protein, translated as MKSLLLLSAALGLSLTACRNSTDRQTAQQTTTSPDSTGTDWAMLPFEKVDSLNPVLVPSPALTFRDPIWKKDVKWEEKDVFNPAAVVRDGKVYLVYRAEDKLGKYAGVSRLGLAISTDGLHFEKEDKPIFFPDNDAQKKYEWEGGSEDPRIVESPQGDYVMTYTAYDGKTARMMLATSPDLRKWTKHGPVLGEGKHLNTWSKSGAIVAKQKGDQIVAEKINGKYWMYFGDTNLFLAQSDDLIHWTPLEEAEGSLKPIVRPRPGKFDGQLVEPGPYALLTEKGILLIYNSARPIPNKKDALIYSAGQVLLDKQDPTKILARTSEPFFVPEKNYELTGQVNNVVFLEGLVPFKNKWFLYYGTADSKIAVAVHEN; from the coding sequence ATGAAATCATTACTTCTGCTTTCGGCAGCCCTGGGGCTAAGCCTGACCGCCTGCCGAAATTCTACGGACCGCCAGACGGCCCAGCAAACGACCACCTCGCCCGACTCAACTGGTACCGACTGGGCCATGCTTCCTTTCGAAAAAGTAGATAGTCTGAACCCTGTTCTGGTACCGTCGCCCGCATTAACTTTCCGGGATCCGATCTGGAAAAAAGACGTGAAGTGGGAAGAAAAAGACGTATTCAATCCGGCGGCGGTGGTACGGGATGGGAAAGTCTATCTGGTATATCGTGCTGAAGATAAACTGGGCAAATACGCGGGCGTTTCGCGGCTGGGGCTGGCGATTAGTACCGATGGCCTGCATTTTGAAAAAGAGGACAAGCCCATTTTCTTTCCCGACAACGACGCCCAGAAAAAGTACGAGTGGGAGGGTGGTTCCGAAGATCCGCGTATTGTAGAAAGTCCGCAGGGCGATTACGTCATGACCTATACGGCCTACGATGGGAAAACGGCCCGGATGATGCTGGCCACTTCCCCGGACTTACGGAAATGGACGAAACACGGCCCCGTACTCGGCGAAGGCAAACATCTGAACACCTGGTCTAAATCCGGAGCCATTGTGGCGAAGCAAAAGGGTGATCAGATTGTAGCCGAAAAGATCAATGGAAAGTACTGGATGTATTTTGGCGATACGAATCTGTTTTTGGCCCAATCCGATGACCTGATTCACTGGACGCCGCTGGAAGAAGCCGAAGGCTCGCTGAAACCGATTGTGCGGCCACGCCCCGGTAAATTTGACGGACAGCTCGTTGAACCTGGTCCCTATGCGTTACTGACGGAAAAGGGAATTTTATTGATTTATAATTCAGCCCGGCCTATTCCCAATAAAAAAGACGCACTGATCTACTCAGCCGGACAAGTGCTGCTCGATAAACAGGATCCGACGAAGATACTAGCCCGAACCAGTGAGCCCTTTTTCGTTCCTGAAAAAAACTACGAACTCACGGGGCAGGTCAACAACGTCGTCTTCCTGGAAGGGCTGGTTCCCTTTAAAAACAAGTGGTTTTTGTACTA
- the cobC gene encoding alpha-ribazole phosphatase: MEVFIIRHTAVKEAQGLCYGHSEIDLAETFATESQRIVDQCPEIFDVVFSSPLQRCTQLAGQLLARQVRTDNRLKEVHFGTWERKAWNDIPRTELDPWMDDFVDVAPPGGESLRQLYTRVNAFLNELRNVPHQRVAVVTHAGVVRCVWAALLGIPLQNIFKIQVSYGQIQAFELGPEPAFDRWLSSVVN; this comes from the coding sequence ATGGAAGTGTTTATAATTCGTCATACCGCCGTCAAAGAGGCCCAGGGCCTTTGTTATGGGCACAGTGAGATCGATCTGGCCGAAACGTTTGCCACTGAGTCGCAGCGAATCGTAGATCAGTGTCCGGAAATCTTTGATGTGGTATTCAGTAGTCCCTTACAGCGTTGTACGCAATTGGCCGGGCAGCTACTCGCTCGGCAGGTACGAACGGATAATCGACTGAAAGAAGTACATTTTGGAACCTGGGAACGAAAAGCCTGGAACGACATTCCCCGAACGGAACTCGATCCCTGGATGGATGATTTCGTTGACGTAGCCCCGCCGGGTGGAGAGAGTTTACGGCAACTGTATACGCGGGTAAATGCGTTTCTGAATGAACTGCGAAACGTACCTCATCAGCGAGTGGCGGTTGTTACGCACGCGGGAGTTGTGCGATGCGTATGGGCGGCTCTGCTGGGTATACCCTTGCAAAATATCTTTAAAATTCAGGTTTCCTACGGTCAGATTCAAGCGTTCGAACTGGGCCCGGAACCCGCCTTTGATCGCTGGCTAAGCTCGGTAGTTAACTGA